The genome window ACCGGATCGCGGTACAGATCCGGAAACATTTTCCCAAGGCGACGGACCGGGCACTCCGGAAAGTCCTGGGTATTTAATCTGAGGAGGTTACTGAATGAAAACCGCAATTGTCTATTATTCCGAACACCATGGAAACACGAAGAAACTGCTGGACGCCATCGCGGCGCAGCATGACGTTGACCTGATCAACATCACGAAGGATTCCTCCACCGACCTGGCCGGCTATGACCGGATCGGCTTTGCCTCCGGCATTTACTACAACGCCTTTGCCAAACAGCTCCTGGAGTACGCGCAGGCAAACCTTCCGGAAGGAAAGGATGTCTTCTTCATCTGCACCCACGGCGCCCCCTCCGGCGCCTTCATGAAGTCCATCCGGGAGATCACGGAGCCCAAGCACTGCAAAGAGCTGGGCGCCTATGACTGCCGGGGCTTTGACACCTTCGGGCCTTTCAAGCTGGTAGGCGGCATCGCGAAAGGACACCCCACGGAAGAAGAGCTCCGCGGGGCCGTTGCCTTCTATGAAAAGCTGTAAACTCAACTGAAATCAAAGCGGCAGTCCCTTCCGGGGCTGCCGCTTTCGTATATTATTTGGTATGCTCCGTGAAGAAGGCGGTTTCCTTCTCCAGGGCGTCCTTCAGGG of Aristaeella lactis contains these proteins:
- a CDS encoding flavodoxin family protein produces the protein MKTAIVYYSEHHGNTKKLLDAIAAQHDVDLINITKDSSTDLAGYDRIGFASGIYYNAFAKQLLEYAQANLPEGKDVFFICTHGAPSGAFMKSIREITEPKHCKELGAYDCRGFDTFGPFKLVGGIAKGHPTEEELRGAVAFYEKL